One Oncorhynchus masou masou isolate Uvic2021 chromosome 18, UVic_Omas_1.1, whole genome shotgun sequence DNA window includes the following coding sequences:
- the LOC135559297 gene encoding serine/arginine repetitive matrix protein 1-like encodes MEVERGRAGVGRPAGEEVQLEKEGVEKEEVELEKEVELEKEVELEKEVELEKEGELEKEVELEKEVELEKEVELEVAKADRAPCYAVARMVSLVRVLSPVRYIPAPRICRARVSIQPKRSVPALLSGPPGRLYGPGYPAPALRTLSPVRLHSPVRPVPAPRTCQAKVTIQPGRVVQAPGSIPPVRLHGSVNPVSLPRTGPTVCLSSLVSPEPAQRTRLPIRLLPPVMIHGKKPPMMIHGTKPATRVPSPEPPAANGAQSGASSGERCPVRSLQRRTVPSPELPATKVSSPEPPATTVPVRSPQRRQCPVRSLQRRRCPVRSPQRRQCPVRSPQRRRSPVRSSQRRRSPVRSSQRRRSPVRSLQRRRCQSGAPSDDSAQSGASSDDGAQSRAPSDDSAQSGAPSDEGLQSGASSDDDAQSGAPSDDSAQSGASSDDGAQSGASSDDGLQSGAPSNEGLQSGASSDDGASPEPPATTVPSPEPPATTVPSPEPPATTVPSPEPPATTVPVRSPQRRQCPVRSLQRRRCPVRSLQRRRCPVRSPQRRQCPVRSPQRRRSPVRSSQRRRSPVQSLQRRRCQSGAPSDDSAQSGASNDDGAQSGASSDNSAQSGASSDDGASPEPPAMTVPSPEPPATTVPSPEPPATTVPSPEPPATKVSSPEPPAMMMPSPEPPATTVPSLEPPATKVSSPEPPATMMPSPEPPATKVSSPEPPAMIMPSPEPPATTFSSLGPATRVPGPGSVARVPASEVPPKWGEPAVERPAPELPHPDLRDPFMSLFWFGQGLFFAVIPGEGGFYSAVRMLSSKEKVKVDLHPLNA; translated from the exons ATGGAGGTAGAGCGAGGTCGAGCTGGAGTAGGAAGACCAGCTGGAGAGGAGGTCCAGCTGGAGAAGGAGGGAGTAGAGAAGGAGGAGGTCGAGCTGGAGAAGGAGGTTGAactggagaaggaggtagagctagagaaggaggtagagctggagaaggagggagagctggagaaggaggtagagctggagaaggaggtggagctggagaaggaggtagagctGGAGGTGGCCAAGGCAGATAGA gcaccgtgttatgcggtggcgCGCATGGTGTCTCTAGTACGTGttcttagcccggtgcgctacatcccagctccccgcatctgccgggctagggtgagcatccagccaAAACGGagtgtgccagccctgctctccggACCTCCAGGACGTCTCTacggcccaggatatcctgcgccggctctgcgcactctgtctccagtgcgtctgcacagcccagtgcgtcctgtgcctgcgcccCGCACGTGCCAGGCCAAagtcaccatccagccaggacgggttgtgcaggctcCTGGCTCGATACccccagtgcgcctccacggctcAGTGAATCCGGTGTCTCTGCCTAGGACAGggcctactgtatgtctctccagCTTGGTGAGCCCTGAGCCAGCTCAACGTACCAGACTGCCCAtacgtctcctccctccagtgatgatccatggcaagaagcctccaatgatgatccatggcacgaagccagCAACGCGAgtgcccagtccggagcctccagcggcgaacggtgcccagtccggagcctccagcggtgaacggtgcccagtccggagcctccagcggcgAACGGTGCCCAGTCCGGAGCTCCCAGCGACGaaggtctccagtccggagcctccagcgacgacgGTGCCAGTCCGGAGCCCCCAGCGACGACAgtgcccagtccggagcctccagcgacgacgGTGCCCAGTCCGGAGCCCCCAGCGACGACAGTGCCCAGTCCGGAGCCCCCAGCgacgacggtctccagtccggagctccCAGCGACGaaggtctccagtccggagctccCAGCGACGaaggtctccagtccggagcctccagcgacgacgGTGCCAGTCAGGAGCCCCCAGCGACGACAgtgcccagtccggagcctccagcgacgacgGTGCCCAGTCCAGAGCCCCCAGCGACGACAGTGCCCAGTCCGGAGCCCCCAGCGACGaaggtctccagtccggagcctccagcgacgatgaTGCCCAGTCCGGAGCCCCCAGCGACGACAgtgcccagtccggagcctccagcgacgacggtgcccagtccggagcctccagcgacgatggTCTCCAATCCGGAGCTCCCAGCAACGaaggtctccagtccggagcctccagcgacgacgGTGCCAGTCCGGAGCCCCCAGCGACGACAgtgcccagtccggagcctccagcgacaacGGTGCCCAGTCCGGAGCCCCCAGCAACGACAgtgcccagtccggagcctccagcgacgacgGTGCCTGTCCGGAGCCCCCAGCGACGACAgtgcccagtccggagcctccagcgacgacggtgcccagtccggagcctccagcgacgacgGTGCCCAGTCCGGAGCCCCCAGCGACGACAGTGCCCAGTCCGGAGCCCCCAGCgacgacggtctccagtccggagctccCAGCGACGAAGGtctccagtccagagcctccagcgacgacgGTGCCAGTCCGGAGCCCCCAGCGACGACAgtgcccagtccggagcctccaacgacgacggtgcccagtccggagcctccagcgacaacagtgcccagtccggagcctccagcgacgacgGTGCCAGTCCGGAGCCCCCAGCGATGACAgtgcccagtccggagcctccagcgacgacgGTGCCCAGTCCGGAGCCCCCAGCGACGACAGTGCCCAGTCCGGAGCCCCCAGCGACGaaggtctccagtccggagcctccagcgatgatGATGCCCAGTCCGGAGCCCCCAGCGACGACAGTGCCCAGTCTGGAGCCCCCAGCAACGaaggtctccagtccggagcctccagcgacgatgatgcccagtccggagcccccagcgacgaaggtctccagtccggagcctccagcgatgattatgcccagtccggagcctccagcgacgacgTTCTCCAGTCTGGGGCCCGCTACGAGGGTCCCAGGTCCGGGGTCGGTGGCGAGGGTCCCTGCATCAGAGGTgccaccaaagtggggtgagccagCGGTGGAGCGTCCCGCACCTGAGCtgccacaccctgaccttagagatccttttatgtctctattttggtttggtcagggc CTGTTCTTCGCCGTGATCCCAGGAGAAGGTGGTTTCTACTCCGCTGTGAGGATGCTGAGCAGCAAGGAGAAGGTCAAGGTGGACCTGCACCCTCTAA ATGCATAG